One genomic window of Pseudobacteroides sp. includes the following:
- a CDS encoding GH39 family glycosyl hydrolase gives MIKKVSIPISGKTFKNNANYCVGTGRMALALQKEYIDHLEVVQNAIHFRYIRGHGIFSDDFGIYREYEIDGKTSIFYNFTYLDRVMDTYLENGIRPFIELGFMPEKLKTGEQTVFYWKGNVTPPVSYEKWADLISNTLTHLIERYGRDEVITWPIEVWNEPNIIFWAGTMEEYFKLYKYSAEAVKSVDPRIQVGGPSICGIDTEHWLRSFFEHCIDNNLPLDFITRHCYTANEPTQNGHYMHHTLNKPTHMVEELKETRRIMSDYPQIAALPLHITEFNSSYFPICPVHDTDFHAAYIARILSEAGEYADSYSYWTFSDVFEEWDVPKSVFHGGFGLVALNSIKKPTFYAFEFFSNAGSELLYRDENLIVTKNDEKYVIIGWNFHDLRDHKTSSDVSYVLSLPSIGKQALIIKKDVGGANANPMKTWSNMGKPRSLSKEQLKILKASSEPLQTDAKLIEQNGNYEVEVTIPCNHLCMLEITPVNDMTDTYLGYEPDEFYGI, from the coding sequence ATGATTAAAAAGGTTAGTATACCTATTTCCGGAAAGACTTTTAAAAATAATGCAAATTATTGTGTAGGTACCGGCAGGATGGCTTTGGCACTGCAAAAGGAATATATCGACCATCTGGAAGTGGTGCAGAATGCTATCCACTTTCGCTATATTCGGGGCCACGGGATATTTTCCGATGATTTCGGTATATATCGTGAGTATGAAATAGATGGAAAAACCAGTATATTTTACAATTTTACATACCTTGACCGAGTTATGGATACGTATCTTGAGAATGGAATCAGACCCTTCATTGAACTTGGTTTTATGCCAGAAAAGCTTAAAACCGGTGAACAAACAGTGTTCTATTGGAAAGGCAATGTGACACCACCTGTATCTTATGAAAAATGGGCGGATTTAATATCAAATACTTTAACCCATTTGATTGAAAGGTATGGCAGGGACGAGGTGATAACCTGGCCGATTGAGGTGTGGAATGAACCCAATATTATTTTTTGGGCAGGCACTATGGAAGAATACTTCAAGCTTTATAAGTATTCAGCTGAAGCTGTAAAAAGTGTGGACCCCCGCATTCAGGTGGGTGGGCCTTCCATTTGCGGTATTGATACCGAGCATTGGCTGAGGTCATTTTTCGAGCACTGTATAGATAATAATCTGCCGTTGGACTTTATTACCCGTCACTGTTATACAGCCAATGAGCCTACCCAAAATGGACATTATATGCACCATACCCTAAATAAACCTACACATATGGTTGAAGAGCTAAAAGAAACCCGCCGGATTATGTCGGATTACCCGCAAATTGCAGCTTTGCCGCTGCATATAACGGAGTTTAACAGCTCCTATTTTCCAATATGTCCTGTACATGATACTGATTTCCATGCAGCATACATAGCACGTATTCTAAGTGAAGCAGGTGAATATGCTGATTCTTATTCCTATTGGACATTTAGTGATGTATTCGAGGAGTGGGACGTTCCAAAATCAGTGTTCCACGGGGGATTTGGTCTGGTTGCCCTTAATTCTATTAAAAAACCGACATTTTATGCTTTTGAATTTTTCTCCAATGCCGGAAGTGAGTTATTATACCGTGATGAGAACCTTATTGTAACTAAAAATGATGAAAAGTATGTAATTATCGGTTGGAACTTCCATGATTTGCGTGATCACAAAACTAGTTCAGACGTAAGCTATGTACTGTCATTACCTTCTATAGGTAAACAGGCACTGATTATAAAAAAGGATGTGGGAGGAGCAAATGCCAACCCAATGAAAACATGGAGCAATATGGGCAAACCACGTAGCCTTAGCAAAGAGCAATTGAAAATACTTAAGGCTTCTTCCGAACCTCTTCAAACAGATGCGAAGCTGATAGAACAAAACGGAAACTATGAAGTGGAAGTGACAATCCCGTGCAATCATCTATGTATGCTGGAAATCACTCCTGTAAACGATATGACAGACACCTATCTGGGCTATGAACCTGATGAGTTTTATGGGATATAA